In Lagenorhynchus albirostris chromosome 14, mLagAlb1.1, whole genome shotgun sequence, one DNA window encodes the following:
- the ARL6IP4 gene encoding ADP-ribosylation factor-like protein 6-interacting protein 4 isoform X3, whose translation MAHVGSRKRSRSRSRSRGRGSEKKRKKSSKDAPRSCSASRSRSRKASTTSSGAEASPSPCVTERSKHKARRRPRSSPSSSPSSSSSCSSSSDGRKKRGKHKDKKRKKKKKRKKKLKKRDKDKAKVQQTEALPGPSLDQWHRAAEEDEDGPVLTDEQKSRIQAMKPMTKEEWDARQSVIRKVVDPETGRTRLIKGDGEVLEEIVTKERHREINKVGVAPLPRPTPSSASDVSPPVCFLPQQATRGDGLAFQMRAGLLP comes from the exons ATGGCTCACGTCGGCTCTCGCAAGCGCTCGAGGAGTCGCAGCCGGTCCCGGGGGCGAGGGtcggaaaagaaaaggaagaagagcagTAAGGACGCCCCGAGAAGCTGCTCGGCTTCTAGATCCCGAAGCCGCAAGGCCAGCACCACCTCCTCTGGGGCGGAGG CCTCACCTTCTCCCTGCGTCACAGAGAGAAGCAAACACAAGGCCCGGAGGAGACCACGatccagcccctcctcctctccttccagttCTTCCAGCTGCTCTTCCTCCAGCGATGGCCGGAAGAAGCGGGGGAAGCACAAggacaagaagaggaagaaaaagaagaaaaggaaaaagaagctgaAGAAGAGGGACAAGGATAAGGCCAAGGTGCAGCAGACCGAGGCTCTGCCCGGACCCTCGCTGGACCAGTGGCACAGAGCAGCCGAGGAGGACGAGGACGGCCCAG TCCTGACGGACGAGCAGAAGTCCCGCATCCAGGCCATGAAGCCCATGACCAAGGAGGAGTGGGATGCCCGGCAGAGCGTCATCCGCAAGGTGGTGGACCCGGAGACAGGACGCACCAG gCTCATTAAGGGAGACGGTGAGGTCTTAGAGGAAATCGTAACCAAGGAACGACACAGAGAGATCAACAAGGTGGGTGTCGCCCCCTTGCCCAggcccacccccagctctgcttCTGATGTGTCCCCTCCTGTGTGCTTTCTTCCCCAGCAAGCCACCCGAGGGGATGGTCTGGCCTTCCAGATGCGAGCAGGGCTGCTGCCCTGA
- the ARL6IP4 gene encoding ADP-ribosylation factor-like protein 6-interacting protein 4 isoform X5 has protein sequence MAHVGSRKRSRSRSRSRGRGSEKKRKKSSKDAPRSCSASRSRSRKASTTSSGAEERSKHKARRRPRSSPSSSPSSSSSCSSSSDGRKKRGKHKDKKRKKKKKRKKKLKKRDKDKAKVQQTEALPGPSLDQWHRAAEEDEDGPVLTDEQKSRIQAMKPMTKEEWDARQSVIRKVVDPETGRTRLIKGDGEVLEEIVTKERHREINKQATRGDGLAFQMRAGLLP, from the exons ATGGCTCACGTCGGCTCTCGCAAGCGCTCGAGGAGTCGCAGCCGGTCCCGGGGGCGAGGGtcggaaaagaaaaggaagaagagcagTAAGGACGCCCCGAGAAGCTGCTCGGCTTCTAGATCCCGAAGCCGCAAGGCCAGCACCACCTCCTCTGGGGCGGAGG AGAGAAGCAAACACAAGGCCCGGAGGAGACCACGatccagcccctcctcctctccttccagttCTTCCAGCTGCTCTTCCTCCAGCGATGGCCGGAAGAAGCGGGGGAAGCACAAggacaagaagaggaagaaaaagaagaaaaggaaaaagaagctgaAGAAGAGGGACAAGGATAAGGCCAAGGTGCAGCAGACCGAGGCTCTGCCCGGACCCTCGCTGGACCAGTGGCACAGAGCAGCCGAGGAGGACGAGGACGGCCCAG TCCTGACGGACGAGCAGAAGTCCCGCATCCAGGCCATGAAGCCCATGACCAAGGAGGAGTGGGATGCCCGGCAGAGCGTCATCCGCAAGGTGGTGGACCCGGAGACAGGACGCACCAG gCTCATTAAGGGAGACGGTGAGGTCTTAGAGGAAATCGTAACCAAGGAACGACACAGAGAGATCAACAAG CAAGCCACCCGAGGGGATGGTCTGGCCTTCCAGATGCGAGCAGGGCTGCTGCCCTGA
- the ARL6IP4 gene encoding ADP-ribosylation factor-like protein 6-interacting protein 4 isoform X4, with amino-acid sequence MAHVGSRKRSRSRSRSRGRGSEKKRKKSSKDAPRSCSASRSRSRKASTTSSGAEASPSPCVTERSKHKARRRPRSSPSSSPSSSSSCSSSSDGRKKRGKHKDKKRKKKKKRKKKLKKRDKDKAKVQQTEALPGPSLDQWHRAAEEDEDGPVLTDEQKSRIQAMKPMTKEEWDARQSVIRKVVDPETGRTRLIKGDGEVLEEIVTKERHREINKQATRGDGLAFQMRAGLLP; translated from the exons ATGGCTCACGTCGGCTCTCGCAAGCGCTCGAGGAGTCGCAGCCGGTCCCGGGGGCGAGGGtcggaaaagaaaaggaagaagagcagTAAGGACGCCCCGAGAAGCTGCTCGGCTTCTAGATCCCGAAGCCGCAAGGCCAGCACCACCTCCTCTGGGGCGGAGG CCTCACCTTCTCCCTGCGTCACAGAGAGAAGCAAACACAAGGCCCGGAGGAGACCACGatccagcccctcctcctctccttccagttCTTCCAGCTGCTCTTCCTCCAGCGATGGCCGGAAGAAGCGGGGGAAGCACAAggacaagaagaggaagaaaaagaagaaaaggaaaaagaagctgaAGAAGAGGGACAAGGATAAGGCCAAGGTGCAGCAGACCGAGGCTCTGCCCGGACCCTCGCTGGACCAGTGGCACAGAGCAGCCGAGGAGGACGAGGACGGCCCAG TCCTGACGGACGAGCAGAAGTCCCGCATCCAGGCCATGAAGCCCATGACCAAGGAGGAGTGGGATGCCCGGCAGAGCGTCATCCGCAAGGTGGTGGACCCGGAGACAGGACGCACCAG gCTCATTAAGGGAGACGGTGAGGTCTTAGAGGAAATCGTAACCAAGGAACGACACAGAGAGATCAACAAG CAAGCCACCCGAGGGGATGGTCTGGCCTTCCAGATGCGAGCAGGGCTGCTGCCCTGA
- the ARL6IP4 gene encoding ADP-ribosylation factor-like protein 6-interacting protein 4 isoform X1: protein MAHVGSRKRSRSRSRSRGRGSEKKRKKSSKDAPRSCSASRSRSRKASTTSSGAEASPSPCVTERSKHKARRRPRSSPSSSPSSSSSCSSSSDGRKKRGKHKDKKRKKKKKRKKKLKKRDKDKAKVQQTEALPGPSLDQWHRAAEEDEDGPVLTDEQKSRIQAMKPMTKEEWDARQSVIRKVVDPETGRTSKPPEGMVWPSRCEQGCCPEGPTGQGLHTVLVAQPEGWPQGGEQGARWTLLVSLLQTGLWPSLLSHAGGGGQGHWPNWLP from the exons ATGGCTCACGTCGGCTCTCGCAAGCGCTCGAGGAGTCGCAGCCGGTCCCGGGGGCGAGGGtcggaaaagaaaaggaagaagagcagTAAGGACGCCCCGAGAAGCTGCTCGGCTTCTAGATCCCGAAGCCGCAAGGCCAGCACCACCTCCTCTGGGGCGGAGG CCTCACCTTCTCCCTGCGTCACAGAGAGAAGCAAACACAAGGCCCGGAGGAGACCACGatccagcccctcctcctctccttccagttCTTCCAGCTGCTCTTCCTCCAGCGATGGCCGGAAGAAGCGGGGGAAGCACAAggacaagaagaggaagaaaaagaagaaaaggaaaaagaagctgaAGAAGAGGGACAAGGATAAGGCCAAGGTGCAGCAGACCGAGGCTCTGCCCGGACCCTCGCTGGACCAGTGGCACAGAGCAGCCGAGGAGGACGAGGACGGCCCAG TCCTGACGGACGAGCAGAAGTCCCGCATCCAGGCCATGAAGCCCATGACCAAGGAGGAGTGGGATGCCCGGCAGAGCGTCATCCGCAAGGTGGTGGACCCGGAGACAGGACGCACCAG CAAGCCACCCGAGGGGATGGTCTGGCCTTCCAGATGCGAGCAGGGCTGCTGCCCTGAGGGCCCCACTGGCCAAGGCCTGCACACAGTGTTGGTGGCACAGCCTGAAGGCTGGCCTcagggtggggagcagggagccCGATGGACGCTGCTTGTCTCTCTCCTGCAGACCGGCCTCTGGCCCAGCCTCCTGTCACATgcagggggtggagggcagggtCACTGGCCTAACTGGCTCCCCTAA
- the ARL6IP4 gene encoding ADP-ribosylation factor-like protein 6-interacting protein 4 isoform X2, with protein sequence MAHVGSRKRSRSRSRSRGRGSEKKRKKSSKDAPRSCSASRSRSRKASTTSSGAEERSKHKARRRPRSSPSSSPSSSSSCSSSSDGRKKRGKHKDKKRKKKKKRKKKLKKRDKDKAKVQQTEALPGPSLDQWHRAAEEDEDGPVLTDEQKSRIQAMKPMTKEEWDARQSVIRKVVDPETGRTSKPPEGMVWPSRCEQGCCPEGPTGQGLHTVLVAQPEGWPQGGEQGARWTLLVSLLQTGLWPSLLSHAGGGGQGHWPNWLP encoded by the exons ATGGCTCACGTCGGCTCTCGCAAGCGCTCGAGGAGTCGCAGCCGGTCCCGGGGGCGAGGGtcggaaaagaaaaggaagaagagcagTAAGGACGCCCCGAGAAGCTGCTCGGCTTCTAGATCCCGAAGCCGCAAGGCCAGCACCACCTCCTCTGGGGCGGAGG AGAGAAGCAAACACAAGGCCCGGAGGAGACCACGatccagcccctcctcctctccttccagttCTTCCAGCTGCTCTTCCTCCAGCGATGGCCGGAAGAAGCGGGGGAAGCACAAggacaagaagaggaagaaaaagaagaaaaggaaaaagaagctgaAGAAGAGGGACAAGGATAAGGCCAAGGTGCAGCAGACCGAGGCTCTGCCCGGACCCTCGCTGGACCAGTGGCACAGAGCAGCCGAGGAGGACGAGGACGGCCCAG TCCTGACGGACGAGCAGAAGTCCCGCATCCAGGCCATGAAGCCCATGACCAAGGAGGAGTGGGATGCCCGGCAGAGCGTCATCCGCAAGGTGGTGGACCCGGAGACAGGACGCACCAG CAAGCCACCCGAGGGGATGGTCTGGCCTTCCAGATGCGAGCAGGGCTGCTGCCCTGAGGGCCCCACTGGCCAAGGCCTGCACACAGTGTTGGTGGCACAGCCTGAAGGCTGGCCTcagggtggggagcagggagccCGATGGACGCTGCTTGTCTCTCTCCTGCAGACCGGCCTCTGGCCCAGCCTCCTGTCACATgcagggggtggagggcagggtCACTGGCCTAACTGGCTCCCCTAA